Proteins co-encoded in one Bacteroidales bacterium genomic window:
- a CDS encoding TonB-dependent receptor — MLCRKLLALVVSILFLQCSTALAQKGTIKGFVYDKETGEPSIFTSVYLYKTTLGVTTDVNGFFAITQIPPGDYILIATFLGYDTVKMPVTVGKGEILNKKLYIQKSAYEIKGINISAETQENKTETKVSEITVTPKKIEQIPTIGGVPDLAQYLQVLPGVIFTGDQGGQLYIRGGSPIQNKVLLDGMIVYNPFHSIGLFSVFDTDILKNAEVYTGGFGAEYGGRISSVMDITTRDGNKKRFGGKVDVSTFGAKVLLEGPIVKQKENDKGSASYIISIKNSYLKQSSRIFYKYMNSPSGLSFGEYIKYKDTVGLPFNYTDIYGKVSINAANGSKVNLFGYSFNDAADYREIATFKWNSYGGGANFVIIPGKASMLIDGTLAYSSYKIALDDQTDKAKSSTINGFNLGLNFTSFLGKSELRYGLEVLGFGTNFEFYNTANRRIYQKESTTEFAVFIKYKWVKGKFLIEPSFRAHEYASLSKFSPEPRLAIKYNATKFLRIKLAGGMYSQNLISASSDKDVVNLFYGFLSGPDNLPKEFDGKEVTHALQKADHVILGIEIDLHKYVTLNIEGYYKWFTQLTNINRNKVYDDIPDYANKPDILKKDFIIEKGDAEGLDVTVKFEYNQIYLWAVYSLGFVHRYDGIDTYFPHYDRRHNVNLVGSYNFGKTLTWSINVRWNMGSGFPFSQTQGYYELLDFTDGINTDYTTDNGDIGIVYADYDSGRLPYYHRLDISGSKTFYFAKNMSLEINLGVTNVYNRKNIFYFDRITYKRIDQLPIMPSLGISFKF, encoded by the coding sequence ATGTTGTGCAGAAAATTACTCGCTCTTGTTGTTTCAATTTTATTTCTACAGTGTAGCACTGCCTTAGCCCAGAAGGGAACAATAAAAGGCTTTGTGTACGACAAGGAAACCGGCGAACCGTCGATATTTACCAGCGTTTATTTGTATAAAACCACCCTGGGCGTTACTACCGATGTCAACGGTTTTTTTGCCATCACGCAGATCCCCCCCGGAGATTATATTCTGATTGCCACATTTTTAGGGTACGATACCGTGAAAATGCCCGTCACTGTTGGTAAAGGGGAAATTTTAAATAAAAAGCTGTATATACAAAAATCTGCTTACGAGATAAAAGGCATAAATATTTCAGCGGAAACACAGGAAAACAAAACAGAAACAAAAGTTTCGGAAATTACGGTAACCCCCAAAAAAATTGAGCAGATTCCTACCATAGGTGGTGTGCCCGACCTTGCCCAGTACCTTCAGGTACTGCCCGGTGTTATTTTTACCGGCGACCAGGGAGGTCAACTTTATATAAGAGGAGGTTCGCCTATACAAAACAAAGTACTGCTTGATGGCATGATAGTGTATAACCCTTTTCATTCCATAGGTTTGTTCTCGGTGTTTGATACCGACATTTTGAAAAATGCTGAAGTATATACCGGTGGTTTTGGCGCCGAATACGGTGGCAGAATATCTTCGGTGATGGACATCACTACCCGCGACGGAAACAAAAAACGTTTCGGAGGGAAAGTGGACGTGAGTACTTTTGGTGCAAAGGTCCTGCTGGAAGGGCCTATAGTAAAACAAAAAGAAAATGATAAAGGCAGCGCCTCCTATATTATTTCTATTAAAAATTCTTATCTTAAACAGTCCTCAAGAATTTTTTATAAATATATGAATTCGCCTTCTGGACTTTCTTTTGGAGAATATATCAAATATAAAGATACTGTTGGGTTGCCTTTCAATTATACCGATATTTACGGAAAAGTTTCCATCAATGCCGCCAACGGGAGCAAGGTAAATCTTTTCGGTTACAGTTTTAATGATGCCGCCGACTACCGTGAAATAGCCACTTTTAAATGGAATTCTTACGGCGGGGGAGCCAATTTTGTGATTATTCCCGGGAAAGCATCCATGCTCATTGACGGTACGCTGGCCTATTCTTCTTACAAAATAGCTTTGGACGACCAGACCGACAAAGCAAAATCAAGTACCATCAATGGCTTTAATCTTGGGTTAAACTTTACTTCTTTCTTAGGGAAAAGCGAATTGCGTTATGGATTGGAAGTGCTTGGTTTTGGTACTAATTTCGAGTTTTATAATACGGCCAACAGGAGGATATACCAGAAAGAATCCACCACGGAATTTGCAGTATTCATTAAATACAAATGGGTAAAAGGCAAATTTTTGATAGAACCAAGCTTCCGGGCGCATGAATACGCCTCCCTTTCAAAATTTTCACCGGAACCGCGTCTTGCCATTAAATACAATGCCACAAAATTTTTGCGTATAAAACTTGCGGGCGGCATGTATTCTCAAAACCTTATCAGTGCCAGCTCCGACAAGGATGTAGTGAACCTGTTTTACGGATTTCTTTCCGGCCCCGACAATTTACCCAAAGAATTTGACGGTAAAGAAGTTACTCACGCCCTGCAAAAAGCTGACCATGTAATTCTGGGCATTGAGATTGATTTGCATAAATATGTTACCCTGAATATTGAGGGCTACTACAAGTGGTTTACACAACTCACCAATATCAATCGCAACAAAGTGTATGACGATATCCCCGATTATGCAAATAAGCCGGACATACTGAAAAAAGATTTTATAATTGAAAAAGGCGATGCAGAAGGTTTGGATGTTACCGTGAAATTCGAATACAACCAGATTTATTTATGGGCGGTTTATTCTTTGGGTTTTGTACACCGTTATGATGGCATTGACACGTACTTTCCGCATTACGACCGCCGGCACAATGTGAACCTCGTAGGCTCTTACAATTTTGGTAAAACTCTTACATGGAGCATTAATGTGCGGTGGAATATGGGCTCGGGATTTCCGTTCTCGCAAACACAAGGCTATTATGAATTGCTGGATTTCACCGATGGCATAAATACGGATTATACAACTGATAACGGTGACATAGGCATCGTCTATGCCGATTATGATAGCGGACGCCTGCCTTACTATCATCGTTTGGATATCTCAGGTAGCAAGACTTTTTATTTTGCTAAAAACATGTCACTTGAAATCAACCTGGGCGTTACCAATGTGTATAACCGCAAAAATATTTTCTATTTTGACCGTATTACTTACAAACGCATTGACCAGTTGCCCATTATGCCCAGTCTTGGCATCAGTTTTAAGTTTTAA
- a CDS encoding ABC transporter ATP-binding protein/permease: protein MKILWKYMKPQRWLIFIALLLAGISQLLSLVDPLIFGKIIDDYATHPGLRSEEELVQGVLFWLGIAIAIALLSRATKSIQEYFTRLAVQKFGMQIFNDGLKQTLRLSFQEFEEQRSGETLSVLQKVRTDTQQFTNSFINILFSSLVGIGFLVWYSVTKNWMLIPVFLIGILFLGSLTGLLSKKIKSTQRSINRETNKMSGVITESLRNIELVKSLGLTFPEIKRLKEHTRKIFDLEMEKVKKVRTLTFFQGSMLSILKQSILFILLWLIFRKVLTTGELITMQFISTSIFGPLQDLGNIILSYREVETSVSHFDQLMQKPIDKRPENPVEIGNLLSVCFQNVVFRHKTATTNAIDDISFRVQTGETIAFVGPSGSGKSTLVKLLVGLYKPIKGTINFNECSSTQIRYNELRRQIGFVTQDTQLFAGTIKENLLFVKPDASDDEITDALNMAACEKLIRNSAKGINTVLGEGGMKLSGGEKQRISIARAILRQPRLLIFDEATSSLDSLTEEEISNTVRRFSGSSERITILIAHRLSTIMHADLIYVLEKGKIIEKGSHDVLMLQKGLYYAMWRQQIGERKNIVLTE from the coding sequence ATGAAAATACTATGGAAATACATGAAGCCACAGCGATGGCTGATTTTTATCGCTCTTCTTTTGGCAGGCATCAGCCAGTTGTTGAGTTTAGTTGACCCGCTTATATTTGGAAAAATAATAGATGATTATGCAACCCATCCCGGCTTACGTAGCGAAGAGGAATTAGTTCAAGGAGTATTGTTTTGGCTGGGAATTGCTATTGCTATTGCCCTTTTGTCCCGAGCTACGAAATCCATACAGGAATATTTTACCCGTCTTGCCGTTCAGAAATTCGGAATGCAGATTTTTAACGACGGGCTAAAACAGACGCTTCGCCTGTCTTTTCAGGAGTTTGAAGAACAGCGCAGCGGAGAAACCCTATCAGTATTGCAAAAAGTTCGTACCGACACCCAACAGTTCACCAATTCCTTCATTAACATTTTGTTTTCATCGCTTGTGGGCATAGGTTTTCTGGTCTGGTATTCTGTTACCAAAAACTGGATGCTCATACCTGTATTTTTGATAGGCATACTGTTTTTAGGCTCCCTGACCGGACTGCTAAGCAAAAAGATAAAATCCACCCAGCGTTCCATCAATCGTGAAACCAATAAAATGTCGGGTGTTATCACTGAATCCCTACGCAACATCGAACTGGTAAAAAGCCTGGGCCTTACTTTTCCGGAAATAAAACGTTTAAAAGAGCATACGCGGAAAATATTTGACCTGGAGATGGAAAAAGTAAAAAAGGTTCGCACCTTAACATTTTTTCAAGGCTCCATGCTCAGCATATTGAAGCAATCCATTTTGTTTATTTTGCTATGGTTGATATTCAGGAAAGTTTTAACCACCGGGGAACTTATCACTATGCAATTTATTTCAACATCCATATTCGGCCCTTTGCAAGATTTGGGGAATATCATCCTTAGTTACCGGGAAGTGGAAACTTCTGTAAGTCATTTTGACCAATTGATGCAAAAACCGATTGATAAAAGGCCCGAAAACCCTGTGGAAATTGGCAACTTATTATCTGTCTGTTTTCAGAATGTTGTTTTTCGGCACAAAACAGCCACAACCAATGCCATTGATGATATATCATTCAGGGTGCAGACCGGTGAAACCATTGCTTTTGTGGGGCCTTCAGGCTCAGGAAAGTCCACCCTAGTGAAGTTATTAGTTGGATTATACAAACCGATAAAAGGCACGATCAATTTTAATGAATGTTCTTCAACACAAATAAGGTATAATGAGTTACGAAGACAAATAGGGTTTGTAACTCAGGACACACAGTTGTTTGCCGGCACCATAAAGGAAAATTTATTATTTGTGAAACCCGATGCTTCGGATGATGAGATTACAGATGCGCTGAACATGGCTGCCTGTGAGAAGTTGATAAGGAATTCAGCAAAAGGAATAAATACTGTGCTGGGAGAAGGAGGCATGAAATTGTCGGGAGGGGAAAAGCAACGTATTTCTATTGCTAGGGCTATATTACGACAGCCGCGTTTGTTGATATTTGATGAAGCGACCTCGTCACTGGATTCACTGACTGAAGAAGAAATATCTAATACTGTCCGCAGGTTTTCCGGCAGCAGTGAGCGTATCACCATATTAATCGCACACCGTTTATCCACCATAATGCATGCAGATTTAATTTATGTTCTGGAGAAAGGGAAAATAATTGAAAAGGGTTCCCATGACGTACTGATGCTACAGAAAGGTTTATATTATGCTATGTGGCGTCAGCAGATAGGCGAAAGAAAAAATATCGTACTTACTGAATAA
- a CDS encoding AMP nucleosidase — MKTKREIVENWLPRYTGTELKDFGKFILLTNFSIYLEMFARIHNVKIMGEGKAMPSATAKNITIINFGMGSANAATIMDLLSAIAPRACLFLGKCGGLKRKNKLGDLILPIAAVRGEGTSNDYFPPEVPALPAFNLQKAVSTTIRDRGHDYWTGTVYTTNRRVWEHDDEFKKYLRKIRVMAIDMETATLFSAGFANHIPTGALLLISDQPMISSGVKTDKSDKKVTGIYAETHLKIGIDSLNQLINNGLTVKHLYFDYN; from the coding sequence ATGAAAACCAAGAGAGAAATTGTTGAAAACTGGCTGCCGCGATATACGGGTACTGAGCTTAAAGATTTCGGCAAGTTTATTCTCCTGACCAACTTCAGTATTTATCTGGAGATGTTTGCCCGGATACACAATGTGAAGATTATGGGTGAGGGCAAGGCAATGCCAAGTGCAACAGCTAAAAACATCACCATTATTAATTTTGGCATGGGCAGTGCCAACGCAGCTACCATTATGGATTTACTCAGCGCCATTGCACCACGGGCATGTCTTTTCCTTGGTAAATGCGGTGGCCTGAAACGTAAAAACAAACTCGGAGACCTGATACTTCCCATTGCTGCTGTGCGCGGGGAAGGGACATCTAACGACTATTTTCCTCCCGAAGTACCGGCTTTACCGGCTTTTAACCTTCAGAAAGCTGTTTCCACCACCATACGTGACCGAGGACACGATTACTGGACAGGCACGGTTTACACAACAAACAGAAGGGTTTGGGAGCATGATGATGAATTTAAAAAATACCTTCGCAAAATCAGAGTGATGGCCATAGATATGGAAACTGCGACCTTGTTTTCAGCAGGGTTCGCCAATCATATTCCTACAGGAGCTTTGCTTTTAATTTCCGACCAACCTATGATATCTTCTGGTGTTAAAACGGACAAATCAGACAAAAAAGTTACCGGGATATATGCTGAAACTCATCTTAAGATAGGTATTGACTCCCTCAATCAACTTATTAACAATGGACTTACCGTGAAACATCTTTATTTTGATTATAACTGA
- a CDS encoding endonuclease/exonuclease/phosphatase family protein yields the protein MRALKKSLKILLIIFCIVIAGLVALFVYFTLTDFQPVPSEHIAVMNNSPDAVIDSRDITFITWNVGYCGLDESMDFFYDGGKMVRPDKATFQNNLNGVFDFLSKNDSMDFFLLQEVDTASKRSYYMNQAALFSKALPDYTFSFAVNYNVKHVPAPMLKPLGKVVSGISTFSRYYPLSSERFSYPVNYSWPLKIFMLDRCFMIQRFLLSNHKELIVINTHNSAFDDADRLRQYEMWMLRGFILNEYAKGNFVIAGGDWNQNPYNYNSFRFASGYVKKSGLPKIPFNFMPDGWQWACDSTCPTNRDLRSAYKHGSTPTTIYDFFVVSPNIIVETIKTLDYGFEFSDHQPVYLRIRLNDDPLAGCSKKTLDYIYSLNDSIVFYKEQNERKK from the coding sequence ATGAGGGCATTAAAAAAATCACTTAAAATTCTGCTTATAATTTTTTGTATTGTCATAGCCGGACTGGTGGCACTGTTTGTTTATTTTACACTTACCGATTTTCAGCCCGTTCCCTCCGAACATATCGCTGTGATGAATAATTCTCCTGATGCTGTGATTGACAGCAGGGATATTACATTTATCACATGGAATGTGGGCTACTGCGGGCTGGATGAAAGCATGGATTTTTTTTACGACGGAGGGAAAATGGTACGCCCGGATAAAGCAACATTTCAAAATAATCTGAACGGAGTTTTTGATTTTCTTTCAAAAAACGACAGCATGGACTTTTTTCTTTTGCAGGAAGTGGATACCGCATCAAAAAGAAGCTATTATATGAATCAGGCCGCATTATTTTCAAAAGCTTTACCGGATTACACCTTTAGCTTTGCTGTCAATTATAATGTGAAACATGTCCCCGCCCCGATGCTTAAACCTTTGGGAAAAGTAGTCTCCGGCATTTCTACATTTTCACGATATTATCCTTTAAGCTCGGAGAGGTTTTCATACCCTGTAAACTATTCCTGGCCACTTAAAATATTCATGCTCGACCGTTGCTTTATGATCCAGCGCTTTCTGCTGAGCAATCACAAAGAACTGATTGTCATCAACACGCACAATTCGGCTTTTGACGATGCCGACAGGCTCAGGCAATATGAGATGTGGATGTTGCGCGGATTTATTCTGAACGAATACGCCAAAGGAAATTTTGTTATAGCCGGCGGCGACTGGAACCAAAATCCTTATAATTACAACTCTTTCCGTTTTGCTTCGGGTTACGTAAAAAAATCAGGCTTGCCCAAAATACCTTTTAATTTTATGCCCGATGGCTGGCAATGGGCTTGCGACAGCACATGCCCCACCAACCGCGACCTGAGAAGCGCATATAAACATGGCAGCACGCCGACCACCATCTATGATTTTTTTGTGGTCTCGCCCAATATCATTGTTGAAACAATCAAAACACTGGATTACGGATTTGAATTTTCCGACCACCAGCCGGTATATTTACGAATCCGCCTGAATGATGACCCCCTGGCAGGTTGCAGCAAGAAAACTTTGGATTATATTTATTCTCTGAATGATTCAATTGTGTTTTACAAAGAACAAAACGAGAGAAAAAAATAA
- the hemW gene encoding radical SAM family heme chaperone HemW translates to MAGIYIHIPFCRQKCHYCNFYSVPSLKHYVEVIQAIQRELLLQKNYLSEKINTIYFGGGTPSIMKTDDIQSILETIYKNFDGSSVSEITLEANPDDMDRKKIQELKYTVVNRISLGVQSFFDEDLKYLNRSHHAAQADYAVKALQDGGFTNISIDLIYGIPTLGLNRWKQNLATAVQLGIPHISAYALTVEPKTNLEFFIRKEKLQEVSEEDVAEQYSYAMKFLKEREYAHYEISNFAMPGMESKHNCLYWEGAKYLGAGPSAHSYDGSSRQWNCCNTEKYIEGIKNRNIPCEKETLTKNQKYNEYIMTSLRIAKGVDMFFLQQNFGDDFLKSFTGLMQPHLDKGFALKSGHNVVLTNEGKLFADRIAADFFII, encoded by the coding sequence ATGGCGGGAATTTACATACATATCCCTTTTTGCAGGCAAAAATGCCACTATTGTAATTTTTATTCCGTCCCATCACTAAAACATTATGTCGAGGTGATACAGGCAATACAAAGGGAATTGCTTTTGCAGAAAAACTATCTCAGTGAAAAAATAAACACCATTTATTTTGGCGGAGGCACACCTTCGATAATGAAAACTGACGACATACAATCCATACTGGAAACCATTTATAAAAATTTTGATGGCAGCTCTGTTTCTGAAATCACCCTGGAAGCTAATCCCGATGATATGGACAGGAAAAAAATACAGGAGCTGAAATATACCGTCGTGAATCGCATCAGCCTGGGGGTGCAGTCTTTTTTTGATGAAGACCTGAAATATCTTAACCGCAGCCACCATGCTGCACAGGCTGATTATGCCGTAAAAGCTCTTCAGGACGGTGGTTTTACAAATATAAGCATTGACCTGATATATGGCATCCCGACACTTGGGTTGAACCGGTGGAAGCAAAACCTTGCAACGGCAGTCCAACTCGGCATTCCCCACATCTCTGCCTATGCGTTGACGGTGGAGCCCAAAACCAATCTGGAGTTTTTTATAAGAAAAGAAAAATTACAGGAGGTGTCTGAAGAAGACGTTGCGGAACAATATAGCTATGCCATGAAATTTTTAAAAGAACGGGAATATGCACATTATGAAATATCCAACTTTGCTATGCCCGGCATGGAATCAAAGCATAACTGTTTGTACTGGGAAGGCGCAAAATATCTGGGCGCAGGGCCTTCGGCACATTCTTATGACGGCAGCTCCAGGCAGTGGAATTGCTGCAACACTGAAAAATATATTGAAGGCATAAAAAACAGAAACATTCCTTGCGAGAAAGAAACACTGACGAAAAATCAAAAATACAATGAATATATCATGACTTCCTTACGTATTGCAAAAGGAGTTGATATGTTTTTTTTGCAACAGAATTTTGGCGATGATTTTCTTAAGAGTTTTACCGGGCTTATGCAGCCGCATCTTGACAAAGGGTTTGCCTTGAAGAGCGGGCATAATGTAGTTTTAACCAATGAGGGCAAATTATTTGCCGACAGGATTGCTGCGGATTTTTTTATTATATAA
- the holA gene encoding DNA polymerase III subunit delta translates to MKSATEIIQDIKRKIYHPVYFLSGEEPYYVDQISDFIEDNLLSPEERDFNQTVVYGRDIDVQGIIDYCKRFPMMSDYQVVIVKEAQVIKNIEELSAYVENPLSTTILVICYKYAKIDKRKSFAKLIEKKTVFYESPKIWENQMPAWITNFFKGRGYPIQQKAAYLMAEFLGTELGKIVNEAEKLMINVKAGTEITVEHVERNIGISKDYNVFELQKALGAKNVFRANQIIKYFADNEKENPMVKVLPLLYSYFSKVLLYHNIMDKSPNNLASSLSVSRIFVDDYAMAARNYPVRKLRNVFSFLHDYDLKAKGIDSPAVEDGELMKEMIFKILN, encoded by the coding sequence ATGAAAAGCGCCACAGAAATAATTCAGGATATCAAGCGCAAAATTTACCATCCGGTATATTTTTTATCAGGTGAAGAGCCTTATTATGTGGACCAGATAAGTGATTTTATTGAGGATAATCTTTTATCCCCCGAAGAAAGAGATTTTAACCAAACTGTTGTTTACGGAAGGGATATTGATGTGCAGGGAATTATTGATTATTGCAAGCGCTTCCCAATGATGTCCGATTATCAGGTGGTTATAGTTAAGGAAGCTCAAGTCATTAAAAACATCGAAGAACTGTCTGCCTATGTGGAAAACCCGCTGAGCACCACGATACTTGTCATTTGTTATAAATATGCAAAAATTGACAAACGAAAAAGTTTTGCCAAACTCATAGAGAAAAAAACCGTGTTTTATGAATCACCCAAAATATGGGAAAACCAGATGCCGGCATGGATTACAAATTTTTTTAAAGGACGCGGATATCCGATACAACAAAAAGCAGCCTATTTGATGGCGGAATTTTTAGGCACTGAACTCGGCAAAATTGTGAATGAAGCGGAAAAGTTGATGATTAACGTAAAAGCCGGAACAGAAATCACCGTAGAGCACGTTGAACGAAATATCGGCATTAGCAAAGATTATAATGTTTTTGAACTGCAGAAAGCCCTGGGCGCGAAAAATGTTTTCAGGGCAAACCAGATTATAAAATATTTTGCAGATAACGAAAAGGAAAACCCCATGGTAAAAGTGCTGCCCCTGTTGTATTCTTATTTTTCCAAAGTATTGTTGTATCATAATATCATGGATAAATCCCCGAACAACCTTGCCTCATCATTGTCGGTCAGCAGGATATTTGTTGACGATTATGCTATGGCTGCCCGCAACTATCCTGTGAGGAAACTCCGAAATGTTTTTAGTTTTTTGCATGATTACGACCTAAAAGCCAAGGGGATAGACAGCCCCGCTGTTGAAGACGGTGAGCTGATGAAGGAGATGATTTTTAAAATTCTGAACTGA
- a CDS encoding type I restriction enzyme HsdR N-terminal domain-containing protein, with product MPEFKTPKYDFCINNNPTPKIFDFIRKKYVALTPEEWVRQNFLKFLVQGKKYPPTLIYLEKSLRMGKMSKRCDAVVYDNKANPLMILEFKAPQIALTQNVFDQIARYNATLQVKYLIITNGLKYFCCKIDAKNNSYEFMDDIPEYNLLKP from the coding sequence ATGCCCGAATTTAAAACGCCTAAATACGATTTCTGTATCAACAATAATCCTACCCCCAAGATTTTTGATTTTATAAGAAAAAAATATGTTGCATTGACACCGGAAGAATGGGTAAGGCAAAATTTTTTAAAATTTCTTGTTCAGGGAAAAAAATACCCTCCAACATTAATTTACCTTGAAAAAAGCCTGAGAATGGGAAAAATGTCAAAACGCTGTGACGCCGTAGTGTATGACAACAAGGCCAACCCACTGATGATACTCGAATTTAAAGCACCACAGATTGCTTTGACGCAAAATGTTTTCGACCAGATTGCCAGATATAATGCAACACTTCAGGTGAAATATTTGATAATAACCAACGGATTGAAATATTTTTGCTGTAAAATTGATGCAAAAAATAATTCTTATGAATTTATGGACGACATCCCTGAATATAATTTACTGAAACCCTAG